One segment of Solanum stenotomum isolate F172 chromosome 1, ASM1918654v1, whole genome shotgun sequence DNA contains the following:
- the LOC125860710 gene encoding histone deacetylase 14, chloroplastic-like, with product MSRSKLLVIFQFTGNTSFNVAASRVSKDPPVAFALIRPPGHHALPMGAMGFCVFGNIAIAARYAQRMHGLKRVFIIDFDVHHGNGTNDAFYEDPDIFFLSAHQAGSYLGTGKIDQIGGGNGEGSTLNLPIPGGSGDTAIRTIFDEVIVPCAQRFKPDIILVSSRFDAHLLDPLARLQFTTGIYYMLASSIKQLAKDLCGGRCLFFLEGGYNLSSLSNSVAESFRAFVGDRSFASEIDDPSYLHEEPLKKVKQIIEKMKHIHSL from the exons ATGTCTCGGTCTAAGCTGTTAGTAATATTTCAGTTTACTGGGAATACTTCGTTTAAT GTTGCAGCATCCAGAGTAAGCAAAGATCCTCCTGTCGCTTTTGCACTAATTCGACCTCCTGGTCACCATGCTCTTCCAATGGGGGCCATGGGCTTTTGTGTGTTTGGAAATATTGCTATTGCTGCTCGTTATGCTCAAAGAATGCATGGATTGAAACGTGTTTTTATCATAGACTTTGATGTTCATCATGGAAATGGAACCAATGATGCCTTCTACGAGGACCCagatatatttttcctttcagCTCACCAA GCTGGAAGTTATCTAGGGACTGGTAAGATAGATCAAATTGGTGGTGGAAATGGTGAAGGATCAACACTAAATCTCCCTATACCTGGAGGATCAGGTGATACAGCAATCCGAACAATTTTTGATGAAGTTATTGTACCATGTGCTCAAAGGTTCAAGCCAGATATAATCCTTGTTTCATCTAG GTTTGATGCCCATCTGTTGGATCCACTTGCCAGATTACAGTTCACAACAGGAATATATTACATGCTAGCCTCCAGCATTAAGCAACTTGCAAAAGATTTGTGTGGGGGACGTTGCTTGTTTTTCTTAGAAGGGGGATATAATCTCAGTTCTCTGTCTAATTCAGTTGCAGAATCATTTCGTGCTTTTGTTGGGGATCGGAGCTTTGCTTCAGAGATAGACGATCCATCATATTTGCACGAAGAACCATTGAAGAAGGTGAAGCAGATTATTGAAAAAATGAAGCACATACATTCCTTATGA